The window GTTTTGAATGAGTCTCTTGTTGTGGCCTCAGAGGGCAGCTAGGAACTTAATAATTTCTTTAGGACAGATGGCAGATTAATGGGAAAGGGTCACTATCTGGGTTTATTAGATGTAGTACTGTACGTGGAACCATAAAATGATCAAAAACACTTGCTCCTTTGGAGCTTCAGAAAGTTAGTTCCATATCCAGGCTATCTATAAGTTAGTCCACTCTGAAGCTTGCCAtattatagttttatttttaGACTGTTAAGCcaataaagaaaatattgtttcatttCAAGGAGAGACCAATTAAAATGAGTTTGTAAAAAAGCATCTGACTCTCCAATATGAACATTGAAATTACCAGCAATAATTACTAAGGCATCTGGGTACTGGCAAAGCAGTCCGGAGATGTAGTTGCCAAGAATATCACAAATACTATTAACTTCATCATGTCTGTGTAATAAGGGAAGATATATATTGATGAATAACATTGATGTGAGGCTTAAGATGAATGAAATGGTCTAGAGTCATACTGCTACATGGCTCCAGTGTAGATGTTAAATTTTGTACTGACCACTTTGTTCAAACTTCCAGAGgaatcttttatttttaacacTGGGTAATGTCTGGAATGTGTATGGAGCGTACCTAGAGAAAGAAATATTACCTATGCCCAATATTTCCTTCAGCAACAAAACATCAGGAGTTAATATATTCTAGAAAAAAAGCTATGCTATTAGGATGGAATCCAGAAGGAAGCAGAATTTAGGAAAGTCAGGATAGTTggatttttagctgttttattaggatttttttttcttctggaggTCTTTGGCTTCTTTATTAcctttatttttcttgcttttaaATGCAATCCAGCCAGCTGGTTTATTAATGTGATTTTATTTGTAGAGCCACCCATCTAACTTaagcaactctgggcagctcataGTAATTAAAACAGTatcaaaaaatagaaaataaatcaaaacaagTACTGCATACATATTTTAAGCTAGGCTTGCTTTTTGATGATTGGGTACATAAATCAGTGTATTTCCACTACAACAATGAGGAGGTGGTTTCCTATTACCTTTTGGGGAAGTATCTTTTTCAATTTCTCAATTTAATTTAGACCCCTTGTATTTCCAGTAATGTCTCTGAAATGGTGGTATTTCTGTAGCTCTGTTGATgttatatttaacattttatgtttattttctgAATAGATAAACACCCACCTTCCCAGATCTGTTATTTGAAACAACCTATGTCTCTCCATTCTATATAGATGATTTCTACATTGTATATAGATGATTTTTATTAGAAGAAGTTATgaacaaagaaaataattttttaaaatttctctagTGCTTCAATCCTAATCAAGGATTCTCACATGAAATTCAGTTTTGCCTCCAGTTTCCATGGATTATTGACTCTGAAGTTAGTcattactgactttggaagattGCAAAGAAATGAGGTTTTCTAGAAAAGGTATTAGAGAAAGAAGAAGATTGAACAAGGACCTGAAGCATTCTTAGCAATATCAGCCTTTCACTGTAGGAACAAAGATCTAAAGTCTTCAAACAAATGTAAAATAGAATATGAGTGATGggcacattccttccttccttctttccttcctttgacTTATTTCATATTAAAACTATATCcacattatatattttaaatatctatTGTAGCCATAGCAAAcatatttttgaaaatttttCATACCAAAAAATCTGCTATTAAAAAGCTAACACAAATagctaaaaatatataataaacaaagcAATTATAATTTTTTAACACAAGCCTTCCTGGATTACAAATAAAACAGTAGAGCTCAGTGGCATTTGTGAAAAGTTGTGCCTGTATTTCTCTAAGTATTTAAGAGGTTGTATAATAGCTGGAATTAAATTGGGTTTCCAGTCCACTTGCTCTAAATTAGTActgctatcatagatatgagataTTCAATAGCACTATTGATATGGTCAAtaaatgtttgtttaaaaataattgagaatttaaaaagtcaagaatACATTAGGAGCAAATTCTACTTGAAAAATCTTCTCAATTAATTTATTATTGGAAGAGATATTGCAAACCAAGAATCCATAACATACTGCCTTCAGGCATCAGTGTGCTTCCAGACAATTCCTCTAATGCCCAACAAGTTCAGCTTCCCTTGGAGCTTgttaaaactattttaattaattatttacattaattcattttaattaatttaagtaGGATATTGACATGCTGCTGAGCAAAGTACCAGCCTTTTGCAGTGCAATTGGTTAACAAGAATGCCTTTGGCAACCCAAGAAAGCTAGTTTGTCTTTTGGTAAATGGTGTCAAGTAACTGACCATGCTCATGTTATTTTGCAAAGTTTTTCACAGGAATCATCTTTTCTGCAAGCCTATCAAATATTTTGACTTCCCAAATGTGCCTCAGTCCTTAAAACATTGAACAAATAACTTGTGCAAGTTATTTATCAAAATAAAACTTTGGAAAGTTGAAAAAAAAGTCTTTGTCGTTAGCTTGTTCCAGTGAGACATCTGTGTTGGTCGTTCCTAGAGAGCTGGAATCTGCTCTCAGCCTTCCTTAGCCTCTTTTTTCTCTCAGCCTGAAACTTAAAGCAAAGCTGGGAGGCTGATACTAAATACTGTAATGGTTTTAATCTGTGGGATATTTAAAATGGTGTCTACATCAGGGTTTCTCAATCTTGGTAAGGTTGAGAAATGCTGGCTAATTATCAACCATTTATCATGCCTCAGAATACCGACAATTGAGTGACTAGTGACATCTCTCAGATATATGGAAATAGGAGAAAAGAGATCACAAGATTTATTTGTGTGGCTTCTGATCAGAGAATCCATGTTggtaatttttttcttaaatgtgtattaatttttttttgtgtgtttattCATCTTCTTGATATAGATGCAGAAAAGAAGGTTCCAGAGGATTTTGACATAGACATGGATGCAccagagacagagaaagctgCCGTGGCGATACAATCCCAATTCAGAAAATTCCAGAAGAAAAGGGGTGGCGCCCAGTCTTAGTCTCTACCTCGCAGTTTCCCCCATGAAACACTAGTCTATCTGGAAATGAATTAAAACATTTAGATGCATGTACAGGAATAACCACTATTTAAAACCGTAATTGTCAGGTATCAAAATAAGTATGCATATGCTGTGGCTTAGTCTCTGTATTGACATCCAGTATCAGTTCTTCTGTAATCCACATTTTACctgatattaaaataaattttggggATGAAATTACTGAAATTTGGTCAGTCTTGAGctgcattattatattatttcaatAAATCCAATGTACTTTAAATTAAAACAATGCAAATGTCCACTTTTGTCTTCACTGAGAGCGTTAATCGCCACATTATATTATGTTTTGAGCTTATTTATTTTCTGAGGAATGAGGGCATACATTTTTCTTATCTCATTTGGTAGATCAAGGTGTCATCCACATGTCAATTaccaatatttttccatggttggAAAGAGCAACCATTTCAGCAATTTTCCAGTCTAAATGTTTAACTGACTgatatcataataataataaatatgggaGTTTTGAGTGGTGACATGGATACTTTAACCCTACAAGGTTTGGAGCATCATATATGCCCTTGGCATCCCCAACTGCTTAAACATGGTTCACTCAAGCTGAGTTTGAAAAGGTGACTGAAGTTTATCACTTATATGGAGCTCCTAGAAACTAAATAGCAAAGTATTGTTTTTAAATGGAGGCTTGGATAATGCTCCAAAAAGGGGCTCACCTGAACCCTCTCCAAAATAATATCTTTTTAGATGTTAACTATGGTAGACAGTTGACACAACAGAGACAGTTGCCTGTCACAGGTgtttccgccccagatgcctgagggctttcagagggtgcttggggttatttcagatgcactcgtccacagttcggcagagtcttgCTGAGGCCTGaggccgttgcgacctctccatggtgctagaccccgtaaagctccatggttcaaggagttgaaacaccagaagagacgtctagagaagcgatggaggaagaggaagtccgaatccaatcgaacatttgtaagagcttttattaaaacttacaaagtggcgctcaaggcggcaagatgcacgtatcatgccgctttgattgcatcagcggaatcttgcccggctgctctgtttaggtgacccgctcccttcttaatcatgggggagttagggagcccttgcagagtagtgccgaggactttaacacatttttcgctgataaagtcgctcggatccgggcgcacctcgactccgattggataacagagtcgactgacaaggagtcagttgaggtgactggggcctgtacttgtccatctgtccgggaagagtttgatctggtgacaccagatgaagtggacaaggccattggagctgtgagttctgccacctgtttactggatccgtgtccctcttggctgttttcggccagcagagaggtgacacggagctgggtccaggagattgtcaacgcttctctgggtagggggtcctttccggctccttacaaggaggcacttgtgcgcccccttctcaagaagccttccctggacccagccgtgcttaataactatcctccagtctccaaccttcccttatggggaaggctgttgagaaggtggtggcactccaactccagcagtccttggaagaagctgattatctaggccctcaacagtcaggattcaggcccggctacagcacggaaactgctttggtcgcgttcatggatgatctctggcgggcccgggacaggggtttatcctctgtcctggtgcttctcgacctctcagcggctttcaataccatcggccatggtatccttcggCGCCGGCTGCTCCTCCTACCTCTCAAACAGTCAGTGtttgtggggggtcagaggtcgacctctaggttgctcccttgtggggtgcctcaggggttgttcctctccccactgctatttaatatctacatgaaactgctgggtgagatcatccaagagcatggggtgaggtatcattagtacgttgatgatacccagttgtacatctccaccccaagtccagtcagtgaagcagtggaagtgatgtgcctggacgctgttggggtctggatgggtgtcaacagactcaaactcaaccctgataagacggagtgactgtgggttttgcctcccgaggacaatcccatctgtccgtccatcacctggggggggattattgacccccctaaGAGAGAGTTCGCAATTtgagcatcctccttgatccacagctaacattagaaaaccatctttcagctgtggcgaggggggcatttgcccaggttcacctggtgcaccagttgcggccctatttggaccgggagtcactgctcacagtcactcatgctctcatcacctcgaggttcgactactgtaacactctctacatggggctacctttgaagagcgttcggaaactccagattgtgcaaaatgcagctgcaagagcaatcatgggcttccctaggtatgcccatgttacaccaacactccgcagtctgcattggttgccgatcagtttccggtcacaattcaaaatgttggtcatcacctataaagcccttcatggcatcgggccagaatatctccaagaccgccttctgccgcacgaatcccagcaaccggttaggtcccacagagttggccttctccgggtcccgtcgactaaacaatgccgtctggtgggacccaggggaatagccttctctgtggcagccccgaccctttggaaccagctcccaccggagattagaattgcccccaccctccttgtctttcgtaaacttcttaaaacccacctctgccgccaggcatgggggaactgagacatctcccccgggcctatacagtttatgcatgatatgcttgtgtgtatgttttctttttaataaggtttttttaaatgacttttaattattagatttgttttatattgtgttattatttttgtgagccgccccgagtctacggagaggggcggcatacaaatctaatgaattgaattgaattttcaaGATAGCAGGCCTTGGAATTATGATGAAGATATCAATAAAAATAACTCAAGTTGCATCATGTTGAACCAAACTACTGTATTTAGCTTTTAGTATTGATCAGCAGTTATCCAATGTTTCAAATGGGAATTTTTCATAGTTTTATGAGGAATAGACCAGAGAAGCTTTAAATGAAATGATCTATCTTGCTATTCTTTCATATAGTATCTTGCAGTTCACATACTCAGAGGAAAGATGCCTACAATcaaatgttattatttttctttaaacaatTAAGTAAAATATACACAATTCCTTGAAGTAAAAATGTGACATAGATTAATTCTCATGCAGATTTATTAAAACACAgacattaaaaaattaatttatgttCCAGCGATTGGGTTCTGATCACAATAGTTGCAAACACACTTAAATCAGTGAGGCTTCAAGCACTCATAGCTAGGATATCTCATTAATATCAAGGCAAAATCTGGATCCATTCAAATGCTTTAATCTTTCTCtgaatgcaaagatataatacCCTGAAGTTCTGAATTTATTTCAATTACAAAAAGGCAAATAAATATGAGAAAAAAGTATCACATATATATCATTTATGCTGATAGTAATGATGCTGCAAAGCAGTCAAATGCCATTTGGTGCTAAATGTTGGACATATCAAATTAATGAAAAGCTTCCACACAGgaatttcatttattaaatgcTTTCTGCATTTGAAAACTGATTTACAGATTAATTGGCAGACATCAAAGGTTATCCAGCCAATTCATGACATCAGCGCAATCATGTAAGCCAGATATTTAATAGTAATCTTTTCTGATGAGATCATAGGATAAAAGAAGGCACTGAAGGTGGGCTTCTTTCCAACATCTGCCACTTATGAGAGTTTTAGGGAAATTATTCAGTTACTGTTTTAGCACAACGTATTCCCTCCCTGCCACCTGCTTTATATAGTTGGGCCAGATTGGAGATTGAAATATTTACTACTGCTCTGACTTTTACAGAATTTGCACATGAGGGAAGAATAGTAGCATGAGAaattctgaaaaatatttttgatgtAGCTAAATTTTTTTGATGAGATTCTTCCAAATCTTTAAATTTGTTTAAACACATATTAAACAATGTGTTAAATATTTTGGTTGCTCACCTACTCAGCATAGAGAGAAAGATACTTACAGTTCATGGGGaaatttgattatttttattacaCAACAAATATAATTTGCGACCATAAAATGTGGACATAATTTGTTTTAATCAAGCAAAAATGAACTGTGAGCCTTTTTTCAACCTGGCATTTCTTGATATATTACAATAGAATTCACATAATGCCCATCAATCAAATTAACTTAAAAGTGTGGGAATTACAATTTAACAGCTTTAGAGGTTATTACACAAAACAGATGCATTTAAGTAAATCTAGAGGCTCTCcttcaaaaatgcttctttataGATTAGAGTGATTACAAAGACTCCAGATTAGAAAGATGCAGATGCTTCCAAATTGCTTATAACTAAATAGCTTGCTTAACTCTCATTTTATGTGTGTccagtgaatggctaccaaaatttttactaccacactgtgggcatggcttatgcagtacaccctgcattttcttttaacatctttcagtgcaaattgggtgctctggggtggagctccatttttgctaccctactgagTCTCCCACCCatccaggtagtagcccacccctgtgtgtgtCAGTTAACAAAAGTACACAAGTTTCATCATCTCACTTTCAGTGAAACATATGGAACCATGGCTTACATAAAATTTGCTTGGCCTGCTAACAACATACTACTATAATTTGGGTGGGCTACATGTTGATTAGCAGTTTTACAAGGGAGAGCACTCTCCGGTTGTTTAGAGGCACAGCATTGCTTGTCGATAGCAATCACAGCAAAACTATCCacattccctttctttttttaatttactagCTGAGCTGCAACAAAACCAAAGTAAAGCAGTGAGAGATAATCCACTTCAGTGCAGCCACTCAACAAGACAGTGACAACTGTGGAGAACCAGTTGTTCTGGAAGAGCATTATGGCTGACCTGTTgtcctctggattagcacagcaatttgaaaatacaataaatgtttCAGACTTACCATTAGCAGAGgtagaagaattttttaaaagtgctgATCAATTCCAAATATCATTTTTGTGGTTCATCCAACTATTTGTGATGTGACACACAGCACTCAAGAACTGCCTATCAATATCACTTCTTTGAGTTCTTAGGAGTTCGTGCTTGTGATATCTGGTTTCTTATCTTCGTCttgcctttttttctattttatttttccaaacaTCGCTGCCTTTTCCAAAGACTCTTGGTTtcacattaatatatatatatatatatcacattaaTATATTTAAGTCTTAATTTCACCATTAGCACTGCTGACTGTTTTTATTTAACCTAGTattgaattatttgtttttcttcctgTCCAAGGTACtctcagcaatttttccagcaCCACAGTTCAAATGCattgatttttctttattcaGTATCTCTGATAGTGCAGCTTTCACAGCCATATATTACAAATACTTTGTGTCTTTGTACAATacagacttttttgggggggaggggtaaTGTGAAATCTTTATACTTTAACATCTCATTTATGATCTTCCCCCTAAGAAGCagatgtttatttttttcattgtagTAATCATTATTTCTGTAGACTTTTGAGCCCAGGAAGTAAAATCTGTTACTGCTTCCACACTGGCTTTGATACTTTCATTTTTCACCTTCAGTAAAAAATTAGGCTACCAAAATAGTTTTATCACAACTTCTGAGATTATTCAATTTCTTCTCACAATTTTAATTCCAGATTCTGTTTTCATATCCAAGCATTTGTCATTATATAATCTGCATGTGTTAAGTAGTTGGGATGATAGCAGTGATGGgcgaccaaaatttttactgccacattgtgggcgtggcttatgcattttgtttcaacatctttcagtgcaaattgggtgctctggggtggagctccaaatgttgctaccggaactgcgttcctgaccgttcccataggagcccatcactggatgataGCATATATTTTGGCACACTAACTGAAGCAGTTAGTTGCTCAATATCCATTTTGACTTTGTAGTCCGTGTAAAATATCTACATGTTAGGCATGATACATAgccctatttttttaaagaattgttcaCACTTTCTGCCAACCCCTGCATCTAAGCCTTTGTAGAATCAACATGgaaaataacatattaagcactCGCTTGGCTTTTCCATTATTTATCAGATATTTGTAATGAAATCCGCACTGCTGCTGCTGAAATCAGATTGTATCTTCAGTACTTTTTGTTCCATGTATTGTTAGAGTCTAGGCTGCAAAATCTTGAGCATCATTTTCATACCATGTGAGATAAGTATAATTATCCGCTACTCTGAATAGTTTTAGCTCTTCCCTTTTTTGGTATTGGAGAAAAGACTGATCTTTTCCAGGCCTcaggtcagttccatgttttcCATACCCACATTGGAACTGCAGGAAGCACTTTCATGTTATGACCTTACAAGCAGATCTATTGGAAATCTTCTATGTCATAAACCATCAAAGTTTTTTGTGGCTTTTTTCAAATGTCTGGTTTTAGTTTAGTCTTCATATCTTTGTATGTACCAATGATCTGGGAGTCTTTTTGTGGAGTCTTTTCATGTATTCTTTacaatttttttctccatttgATATTTGTTATGTCCATCTTTGTATAAACGTTTTTCTTAATTTCTCTAATTCTCCAAAATAAATGTCTTCTCTTTATTATTCTCTAAAACAGATTTGTGAAAGATTTAGTTGGGTAAATTTTACTCTGTTGCTGCTGCTTTTTGCCTTTCCTCAGCTGTTTTTAACATATCTTAACAGAGTTCTTAAGGCATTCTCCCAGATCTAATCCATTAGATATTTAATTCATCTGATTACATATTTGGATGGAATAAAGCTGTGATTATATCTTCatgattttatttgttttcttttgtggAATTTGGAAAGTAGTACTGTAGTTCATATTCTGATCCATTAAATTTTAAACTGACTAGTTAGAGTTCCTCCAACTTTGTTTCTAAACTACTTAGTCAGTTGGGTTTCAGTATTGTCCATCTGATTGTGCCTATGTGTCAAATTGTCTGTTAGGTTTTTGGAAAAAGACATTTCTTGTGGACATCAAATTATCCAAACTGGACTCTTGGACGGTTTAGCACTTCAGAAGACAGGTTCATGTTTTAAAAGGATCTCCCTCAACTTGTACTTCAAACCCTACCACATAAAATGCAATTCAATGGTGAGAAATGTAATATTCTGCACTTAGGTGAAAAAAACAATTGGACAATCGTAAGATAGTGGTCCCCGGCTTGGCTTGGTATTTGTGAGAAGATCTGGGTATTCTGATAAAGTACAGATTAATCATTATCCCAGTGTCCAACAGTTGTCAAAAGAGCTGATGTGATCTTGGATTGCATTCAAAGAGATTCAGTGACAAGAAATGATAACTCTACTCTAGGCTGCATTGGACAGATTACACCTGTAAtattgtatccagttttggtcaccacaatacaaaaaggatATCGAGGGATAGGACAAAATACAGAACAGAGTGATAAAAATAGTGACAGACCTAAGCACTAAATCCTATGAAGAACAATGATACAAACTTTTTTATGTTTAACCAAAGAGAAAGGTAGGGacagacataatagcagtcttcaaatacttgaagggttgtcacagagaagagaattttattcTCCAAAGTTCCCAAGGGTAGAACAAGTATCAGCGAGTGGAAATTTTATAGAGGGAGATCTGAATTTGAAATAAGGGGCAATTTCATGTCTGTAggagatattaaacagcagaatagtctgtcttctggaTCTGTAGGTGTTCTGCCACCGGGGATTTCCAAGCAGTTTGGATAGTCGtttgcatggcatggcatggcatggcatgataTAGTAAGGTATGGTATGGAGAGTCCTGTCCTGAATAGGGACTTGGACTTAGaagtcttttttccccctgacagCTCCTTAGTtatcttctgttctgtctgggtccccccagacgccaacaccaaccaaaaagagtatccagacacactggtaaaaagcaaaggcagtttatataattcaaagcaaacacaggtaacaaaaactgttcttacagacaggaacactatgaagcttcacagaggtttcacg of the Erythrolamprus reginae isolate rEryReg1 chromosome 4, rEryReg1.hap1, whole genome shotgun sequence genome contains:
- the PCP4 gene encoding calmodulin regulator protein PCP4; amino-acid sequence: MSERQGAGTTNGKSKAPNENDAEKKVPEDFDIDMDAPETEKAAVAIQSQFRKFQKKRGGAQS